The nucleotide sequence GCCGGAGGTGGATCTGGGGCGCCTGCTTCAAACCGTTTATGAGCGGGCGGCTTACGATCTCCGGGTTCGCTATGAGGAGGAGCCGGTCCCCCCGCTCGAACCCCCCTT is from Thermoflexus sp. and encodes:
- a CDS encoding DUF4058 family protein yields the protein MDLGRLLQTVYERAAYDLRVRYEEEPVPPLEPPFAEWATTLLREKGYRRR